The genomic segment GTAGGAATGCATTTCCAGTGGAAGTCATTTAAGCAGTTGGCAGAGTTAAGCAACTAGAGTATAGATTAAATTAAATACTTCCCAGTAAGCAGATGGAGCAACTTTCTAACCAGTTTAGGAAAGGTAACAAAAGAGCAAGGAGGCACCATTTCAGGTCCTGAGCTTTTCCAGGATCTCCCAGCTGTTAAATCACCCCAGATACTTTCCAAGACAACGCTATGGCaaccacctttttaaaaagtcgGGCCCAGCTGTTTTTGGCTCactgggtagagcattggcctatggactgaagggttccgggttcgattccagtcaagggcacatgcccgggttgcaaccttgatccccagtagggggtgagcaggaggcagctgatcaatgattctctctcatcattgatgtttctatctctctctccttctcccttcctctctgaaatcaataaaaacatatatttttaaaaatcagtattctCTCTTTTGGGAttatctttggaaaatatttctgtTCCCGATAGTCCCCCAATCCCTACAAATACAGATAGAGTTTCTTGGTTTATTATAACCAACACGTGCTGATGTACACAAAGTGCCACCAGTCACTGCTGGCCTGGCTCCTTTTAATTTGCGCAAGTTCCGTCCCAGGCCAGGGATTGTATCCAGAGGACCGGACTGAGTTGTAGCCTAAAGTAGGAGCAGGTGGTGCTCCGTCACCTGCAACATGTGCATTGTGGTGTTGGCATCTTTCTATGTGGAAGCTGATGACAGATGTGCTCTTCAGGGATTGGTCAGGCTAGAAGAACCTGCAGTTGGACCCCctggtaatctgctttactcaagtTTACCAATTTAAAGGCtaatctcatctggaaaatgcCTTCACAGAAATATCTAGAATAATGTTTTACCAATATCTAGGTTCCAATTTGGTTTAGCCAAATTGACTCGTAAAATTAACCATCCCAACTTCCAATTACCCCACAGGAACTTAACAAATATAAGTTAAGCTCTTATATCTATTATATGATAAACGCAATAATCCCCGTTCATCAACTGTATACTCTGATCAATGGTGGGCCAGGACTACTTTTCTTAAAACTATTCACCAGGTCTTTTCATTCCCTATGGACTTTTACTGATCATGAACCCATAGCACATCAAAACCTGGAAGGGAGTTACTGCCGTTCTCAGCACACACCAGCTCAGCCACCTTCCTACAAACATCCCCAAGCTCCAAACGTACCCAGGAAAGTCTGAGCAACCAGCACGAGGGTAGTTCTGTTGGTCACATAGAAGGTGATGCCATATATCCCTGTCCTCTACTGAATATATGAAAAAGACTGAGTCAAATGAGTGGCATAGAAAAGTGGAGCTGCTTAGTGGGATCATTACAGGAGGgttttgttgtttggtttggAGTGCTGTGAGTTGCCTGAATTTCAGATACATTTACCTTCAAGTATAAAAACCAACATGAATCTCATAGCCAGATATAAAATGTTGGAATACATGCTGACTTGGGTTGCTAACACATCCTTGCTGTAAAGATGTGAGACAGTCCAAATAATTCCTTAAGACCATCTATTGTCAGAGACAGTAAGAATTCTGAGACCCCTTACTACAttcttataaatgagaaaactgaattcCTACATGTAAGTCGGAATATGCCCAAAGCTTTTTGACATTGCCAATGTTTTCCCACCACACCAAGTTACAACGctctactccccccacccccctcttttttttttaacagatcaAACATCAgcattgaaaattaaaatcatcttCTGGTATGTTTTGCCCATATCTATTACCGTGTTTCTCCTTTCTGTGATGGGCTTCTCTGCGTATAGATATATCCACGTTGGCAAAGAGAAACACCCGGCAAATCTGGTGAGTGCTTAGTGTGGCAGGACTCATTCTAACAACACATCTCCAGGTCGCTGGAAAGGAGGCTCTTTAACTGATACCATTCCTTTTAGGAGCAGATTGAGTTTAAAGGTAAAAAgctaacaaattaaaaaaacactttctCTACTAGATTAACTCACTAACATAACCAAAGAGAAAGATGCCTTAGCATTAACAAAGATTTTAGGTTTAATGACCAGATTAGACTAGGTCTTGAGGTATGAGATAAATGAGGTCATGATCCATGCCCTTCCAGAGGTTCAAGTCTAGTTGGGGACAAGAATTTCAAAATGATATGACTATGATGAAAGCAGGCACTGGGGGTGCTAGGGTACAGGGGGAGCACTGAAACCCTGCATGGGGATCAGGAGAAGTTCATGCCTGGGCTTGATTATGAAAGGTGAGTAAGAGTTAGGGACCTCGTACTGGCAGAAGAAACAACAGGGGAAAGGTGGATAGCTGTTGGGGAAACCACATAGTATTGTTAAATCATAAGGTTCCTGATGCGGAGCTTTGAAAGATACAACAAGAGAGTGGGTGGTAAGGCCAGGTAATGAGAGAACTGGGCTGTTATTCCAAGAAGGTTGGGCTTTATTCTATTGGCAAAGAAATCTCTGTAGGGTTTTACCTTGGTAATGTCACGGTCGATATTGTGTTTTAGATTCAACTGGATAGTGGGTCTAAGACAACATTAGGGGGAGTGAGACTAGAAGAAACAAGTAAAGTAACTAGGAGACctgcagttttccaaaggagagaAGATGAGAGTCTAAGAGAAGAGAGTGGGATGGAGGGCTGGAGACCAGGACGTGGGATGGAAGCACGTTTAGGGGGGAAATGGCCAGAATCTCGTCACTTATAGTAAGGAGAAGCAAGGAAGTAAAAGGAATAAACCTTATCCTCTGgaccatgcactgaagggttttgAAATGCTGAgcatattttaacaataaaaattatttctttgggaattattaaaaatatgttcacaaTGTACACAATACATATATGTATTCCTGTTAGTTCAGTTTAAAAATAGTTCTATGAATCTGCCTGCACTTAGGGTTCAGAATTAGCTTTTTAAAGACATAGAGAGACCTTTCCTGAAAGGAAAACTTCACAAAATTGACCACAGGTTACttttcacaaaaaaaaaattataaaagaataaaattaaagaatctattttataatgttaaatgaaATCACATCATAGATTAGACAATGAGGATTGTAACATAAACTCATCATTGGCTATCTAAACAGGCACCTCACACATAATCCCAGCAACATTTTAACCTGaaacatgttttcctggcattACTTAGAGTTTTTCTGTCTGCCATAAACTGGCAAATGGATTTCCCTTTTTGACTTTATTATAGCATGATTCCTTTGGAGTTTGGGGGAAGTAAGTAGAACCATCCCTGCTCATGTTCTTATCTGCCTTTCTACACCCAGTTTTCATGCCCACCCACATTTCATGTCCAGACTGTATCCAAAAAAGGGCTGGGAGCCCAGTAACCACAGCTTATTAACAAATACATAGTGAACTATAATTAACAAAGCAATTTCAAAACCTCCATCTCACTTAGTTCTCACCACCCCTTATGTGGCACAAATTCTGatttttcagaattaaaaatcaaggctcaataaattaaataacatcCTAAATTTCCTCAGCCAGTTAGAGGAGGGGCCAGTCACACCCTTATCTTTGACCTGGACAGATACCTACCCAATGAACCACTTTTCACTTTCATATGCATTTGGTATGTCTTGGGTCTCTTCCATATGCATTTTGTGTGAATGAGGTTTTCTCTGTATTCCAAGCATAACTTTCACTTCCAGGAGTTGGTAAGAATAGATCTTTAAAACCATCTGATGACAGTATAAGTTCTACTTAACAGCTGTTTTTAATATCTGTCGAAAGTGAAAAGGTGAAAaccattctcttctctctttatagattttgatttacagaaatgaaCTTGACAAAAGATTCTTTGTACCTGCTGAACAAATTGTGATTAACTTTATCACCCTCAATATTTTGGAGGATTCTAAATTTCCTCAGAAGGATATAAGTGTCGTGGAAAAAAGCAATGATGTATGGGATCTGCATGAGCCCAGCAAGGACCAGGAGCCCCATCAGGAGGAAATGGAGGTGATGCACTTAGGGTATGCTTCCCATTCGATGGACATTTTCTATGACACTGAGAAAAGCTCCGAAGGGACTTCCCTGACCCAACAAGAGTCACTCGGCAGAGCAATACCCACAGATAAAATAGTCATTGAGTATGAATATGATGTGAGACCTACTGACCTTTCTGTGGGGCCTGGAGATCAAGAGCTCAGTTTGCAGGAGGAGATGTTCCCACAAGGAAGAGTATTTGAGCCACAGGCAGCTTTGGCTGACTGGAGCCCGCAAACACTAATGTACTCAGATACCCCTCAGCTCAGAGACTTGGACCACCTGCCAGAGGAGCATGTGGACACAGAAGAGGAGCCAGAAGAAGAGCCATCGACCACACTGGTCGATTGGGACCCTCGGACTGGCAGGCTGCGTATACCTTCATTATTTAGCTTTGAACATGATTCAGAAGGATGTGAACATCCTGAGTACAAGGAGCTCACAGAGGAGGGCCTATTGTCTAGACTTTATGAGGAGCAGGCTCCCGACAAGCCCCTTGAAGAAGATGAAGCCTATCTGACGCAGTTTTTGGAGGAATGGGGATTATATGTACAAATGGAAGACTAACACCCACACCTCCCTCTCTGCCTGACCCCTACTGTTGCAAGGCACATGAGTACAAACATCCGAGTGCCCAAACAATAAAGTATCTGGGATAAAAGAAGTTTACCTATATTTTTCTATGTCAGTGAGAACTACTTATTTCCTCTTTCCTCGTAGCACTTGTTCCATTCTGTCTCACATAGTGGTTGGTTCATGCCTGCGGGCCTCTTACAGTGATGGCAGGCACCTGGAGTACAGTGGCTGACCATTGCTTTGTACCAGTAATATTTGCCAAATGTTTGCCAAATTAGATGCAGAATGTATTCAGGGGTGTGTACTATGGCCCtttgttattttcaaataagcacatttatacaattatttttgGACACTTAAATATATAACACTGTAAAAATGTTTCATGATATAAATACTACTTTTTTAGAATTTGGTTTATTGTTAGAagaatgatatatttaaaatatacaaatatcacTAAGTGGGTGGTAAGTTGGTCACACTTAAGGACCCCAATCCATCATTAAATCATAATAATACATGTTCAAAATAAACGAGTAAGCACAGATCTGCTTGATATCACAAGCTTTGGGCTATTTTAAGTAGCCATATTaatactttattaatatttttcacttgaacatggatggaccttgagaatattatgctaagtgaaataaatcagtcagaaaaagcaAGAATCATGTGACTTCAAGTGTAAATacaaattgttattattttgtagtTAGGAAATGTCCTCCCAATAACTTAGGGGGTTTTAGGAGGGGGCTAGCTTGAAAGAAACTGCTGCAttttataatagaactagaggcccgatgcacaaaagttcgtgcaagagtaggccttccttcccccagatgctggcaccggcttccctccagcacccgggacctgggcttccctcctccggccacccaCAGGTACCCGGGACTCAGGCTGGCTTCCCTtcggccctggcttcgtcaggaaggacgtctggtctaattagcatactatccttttattatagactagaggtctagtgcacaaaattcatgcacgaggggtggagagatccctcagcccggcctgcaccctcttgcaatccgggacccctcgggggttgtccAGCTGCCAATgattgggtctaaaccagcagtcagacatccctctcagaatcctgtactgctggctcctaaccactcgcctccctgcctgcctgcctcatagcctctaaccactctgcctgcctgcctgatcgcccctaaccactcgcctgcctgcctgatcacccctaaccactcgcctgcctgcctgatcacccctaactgctcgcctacctgcctgattgcccctaaccgcctctgtcttggcccccggccactgtggcttcatctggaatgacgtctggaaggtcctgcagctgcctggtctaattagcatattatgcttttatttaataGATATTACATTCATTcctagaaatgtttttattaaatttattggggtgacattggttaatataatataggtttcaagtgtacatttctatgatacacaatctgtatactgcattgtgttcccattacccaaagtcaaatcttctatcaccatatatttgggcctctttaccctttactcccctcttcctccttctctctggtaaccatcacACTGTTGcctatgtctatgagtttcagttttatatcccacatatgattaaaatcatatgattcttagctttttctgactgacttatttcacttatcataatattATTAAGGTctattcatgttgtcacaaatggcaggatttcatcctttcttatggctgagtagtattccattgtatatatgtagcaTATCTTCTTTACCCAATCCTCTATCGAAAggcactttgctgaaagttttttgatgactgcttcaatttcctccatagttatcggcctattcagatttttttattcttactgaTTGAGTtctggaaggtcatatttttctaggaatatgtttatttcttctaggttgacatatttgttggaacagagttgctcatagtatttttttttacaattctttgtatttctgtgcggtctgttgttatttcacctctttcatttctgattttgtttatttgggtcccctctctttgcttcttggtgagcctggctagaggttcatcaatcttgtttatcctttcaaagaaccagctcttggttttattgatcttttgtattgttttttgttggtggtggtattcttgttttgtctctatgtcatttatttccactctgatctttattatttccttccttcttctcactctgggcttttcttgttgctttctttctaattctttaagttgtagagttagataatttattaccagtttttcttgttttttgaggtaggcctgtaatgctatgaacttccctctcaggactgctttcactgtgtcccatagattttgattgttgtgttttcattgtcatttgtttccaggatgttttttatttcttctttgatctatttGATAACCTAATCATTGTttgataacatgctatttagcctccaagtgtttgaatttttgtgattgtttttattgtagtttatttctaatattatgccattgtgatctgagaagatgcttgatatgattccagtcttcttgaacttggaaagactttgcctgtgtccagtatgtggtctatctttgaaaatgtcccatgtgcacttgagaagaatgtatattctgtagctttggggtggaatgttctgaagatgtcaattaagtccatctgatctagtgagtcctttaggattgctgtttctttgctgattttttttgtctagaggatttacccagtgatgtcaatgggatattattaaagtcccctactataattgtattgctgtcaatcttccccttgatatcttccagaagttttttcatgtatttgggtgctcctgcattgggtacatctatgtttatcagagttatatcctcttgttgtatcgatccctttagtattatgaagtggccttccttgtctcttgttatggccttaacttttaggtctattttgtcagatataagtattgctactccagcttttttttcatttccatttgcctgaaaagtattttttcatcccttcactttcagtctgtgcgagtcccttgttctgaggtgggtctcttgtagacagcatatatatgtgtcgcattttcttatccattcagccactctatgtcttttgattggagcatttagtccatttatgtttaaggttattattgataggtacttgtttttagccctttttcttctttgtgcatgtgttccttcttccctttctatttcttctttttacaacagttcctttagcattccttgcattgctggcttggtagtgataaactccctttgCCTTTTTTGTCAGCAAAGCTCCTggtttccccttcaattttgattgatagccttgctggatagagtattcttggattgagtcccttgctttgcatcactttgtatacttcattccattcccttctggcctggtgtgtttctgttgagaaatcatttgataatctaatagaAGATCCTTGTAGGTAAGACTGTGTTTtgctcttgcagcctttaagattctctctttgttgttaacgtttgccattgtaattacgccgtgtcttggtgtgtgtcttttggagTTCTCTGtagttgtgtgactttttctttctatatcagggaagttttctgtcattatttcttcaaataggttctctaatccttgctgctcttcttgtccttctggaacccctattatacatatgttacttcatttcatgttgtcccaaagctcttttaggctctcctcctgctaatttttttctccaattgctgttcagattgggcttgtttctctgccctatcttctaactcactaattcagtcatctgcttctcctagtctactgttgaaaccttccatcatgttttttattgtagctatatcacttttgatttcctcttgattcttacataggttgttgattttcttgcccatccggtttatgaactgtatgaccattactctgaattctttttctgatatattatACGcatctgtttcatttagtttccttttatttattatttatttatttatttatttttggcaattcctccttttctttcctctgggggtTGCTTCTTTGTCTTCCCACTTTTGCTATCACTGAAGGGTCCAGGCACCAAGTTGCATAGGGCCTGAGTCACAGCAGTGGGCTAGGCAGGAGCATCGTGCATGCCAAGAGTCACAGGcgagctggggggctggggtaCATGGCCGCTATAGGTCGGCAGGAGCCCCGCATGCACCAAGAATCACAAGAGAGCCCGGGATGTGTGGGACCTGTGCTGCTGTGGCAGGTTGGTGGGAGGGGAACGTGCTCCAGGACTCTGGAGCCTGCGGCCAGGATGGCTGGAGTCTTGCTGTCTGTGGGTCTGcatctgaggccagtctgggtgatgGTGAGGCTGGACTTCTAATCACAGCAGTTCTGCCCTTCAAGATGACATGGTTTCTGTGCCAGCACCACCAGCCGCCCAGAAGTGCTTACAGCAGTAGTGGGGGCTCCCTGTCTAAGAGAGCCCGGTGCACCAGCCCCCGaaagtcctgcaggatctaactgtccctcactcacacacacacaccacacatatccacacactccccttttgctccctcactctctcacactctctcctttACTGCCATCCTGCCGGCCGCCATCTTCTATCTCCCAAAAggcactttggttgtctccatatTTTAgacactgtaaataatgctgcaatgagcataggggcACATGtatctttgtaaataaatattttcaagttttttggtTAGATACCTATAGGagagattactgggtcatatagtaactctattcttaatttcttttaggaactgccatactgttttccatagtgctgGACCAGTTTACatacccaccagcagtgaatgaaagtttctttttctccacaacctctccaacacttgttattacctgtcttattaataatagccattctaaccggtgtgaggtggtatctcattgtagttttgatttgatttccctaatagctagtgaagtttaacatcttttcatatatctgttggtcatttgtatgatttcttgggagaggtgtctgttcaagtcctctgcccattttctaattggattgtttgtttggtgttgagttatgataatcaaaacagcatggatTGGCAGAAAAGCAGACACACAGACCactggaacagaattgagaggccagaaataaaagcatatttatatgggcaaatatttttgacaaaggagccaaaaacacataatggagaaaagaaagcctcttcaattaATGGTGCTAAGAAAATTTGAAAGCCACATGTGAAAGAATGAAACcagattacagtttgtccccacaaaacattatttcaaaatggatcaaaggccTAAAtttaagatctgaaacaataaattactcggaagaaaacataggtactagaTGTATGGGCCTTGGTCTTAGAGAACATATTATGAATTTGACCCtgaaggcaagggaagtaaagccaaaagtaaatgaatgggcctatatcaaactaaaagtctctgcacagtaaaagaaactgccaacaacACAAAAATGCAACCAACCAAGTGAAAGATGATATTTACAAATAGCATCtccaacaaggggttaatatccaaaatatatgtgttttttaaagacatttacaTAGTCTATAAACTAGACCGTGTTTAGCAGTTGAACATTGTGTGACTATAATATTGTTCTGTTAGAATGGACAATGTCTCAAAGACTACTTGAAATATGTTTGAATGGAAATTCCTCATCCACATAATCTTAAAATCATAAGTAAACGAGGAcagacaaaagaaataaatgtaaagtgtatttaaaaagtGACATAATTTACTGTGGAAACTAAAATGTAGCATAAAACAATACCTCCCTAGTTAAATTCCGGTAACTATTCCAAGGTCCTTCACCATTCGCTTAGAAAATTCAGTTCTACAATCACACTGCATTAAAATATGACAAAATCAATTaagttgaaccatatgaaattgttgCTATTTGACTGTTTTTGACCTGCAGAAACAGCAATTTCATGAGTTaccttaatatatatttcttttcatcaTAAACTCATAGCCCATTGAGGCTCTTTCAGGAAAACAGATATCCATATTTCCTTAGTTATATTTTTGGCACAGGCAGACAACCCTGGTAGGAGAGATGGATTCTGGAGTCATGGTCTTTTGAGATTGTCCACAAATACAAACAGTTTCTGATCTAATGATTTAATTTGCAGCATAATTATATTAACCAGAGTGTTCTGTTCTTCTCAATCTTTGTAAAAATGATTCTGCCAGTTCTGAAGAACAGATTTGTAATACTAACTGTAAAAAATAGATCAGAGTGGGAAAGAATGAGTTActgagagcaaaaagaaaataaggtgATTGGTGATGGTTTGGTTTATTCATTTCATTCACAAAATATtgattgagtgcctactatgtctTACAGTGTCTTCATCTACGAAACAGGGATGACCACTCTCTCAGGGTTGATTTGAGGATAAAAGAGTTAGAATATGGaaggcacttagaacagtgcctggcacatagtgagtgAGTGCTATCATCATTATCAACAGCTATGTAGCATTTGCTATCGTCATTATCAACAGCCAGAGCATATGCTTAGCATCAGAAAGAGAAGCCATTTAGACATAGGACTGTTTAGATTCAAAAGCAGACTTTGccttactttgtttttcttacctgaaaataaaatagtaatttgcTTCCCTCTATATGCCTTCAGATTGAAATCTATCAGTGGTTGAGTAAAGAGAATCTAATTCTGAGTTGCTTTTACATATCTTGTTTGTCTAAGCATGTCAGAAGtattgagcattttaaaaatgttgttgcTTCAGTACTTTGCAGTATATGTAAGCACACACACATCTCGAAATAGAATAGGTATTTCTTGTGGGGGAAGGTGACACATTCTTAGATGCAGTGTATCCTTGTGGGTGGTAGCTGCCAGGCATTCTGTCACCTCTGTGGCCAGGGCCTCAGCAGCTCCAAGAAGTTGTCTTCTGGGACCTCATTGATTCTACCCCTAGGCCTGCGGTCCAAGTGGGGCGGGGAAGTTGAGGTTTCAGAATCTTTGACAAGTACTCTTCATCCTCTTATTGGCTTTTGTCAGCTCTAGGATGTTCATACCTTTTCACGTTAAGTTTTCCTCATGAAAACATCTATTAGTGACTCTTTTCTTGCATTCCATAAACTCTAAACAACTGGGTGAATGAAAATCGTTGTCTCTGCACAGTGGCCAGAGGACTATCAAGTGGTCATTTATCTCCCTCCAAGGCGTTGGACTCCACTGTGCTTCGTTCCTACTCCCTCCCTCTTAGTCTTCAGGATCTGTAGTGACAGATGCTTGAAGGCAACCTTGGCTTTCACTATAATTCCTGGAAAAACATTAATGTTTATCACTGATGTTCCTCCAGATTCCTTTGCCGATGATACCTGAAAGACTTCTTTCAGACGTTGCTAGTTTTAGTCTTT from the Eptesicus fuscus isolate TK198812 chromosome 10, DD_ASM_mEF_20220401, whole genome shotgun sequence genome contains:
- the IL20RA gene encoding interleukin-20 receptor subunit alpha, yielding MKNVLQWGPPEGLRGVDVTYTVQYFIYGQKKWLSKSECRNINRTHCDLSAETSDYEHQYYARVKATRGSDCSKWAETGRFYPFLETQIGPPEVTLSPEEKSISVVLTAPEKWKKNSEESSISMQQIYSNLKYNVSIYNTKSNRTWSQCVTNHTLVLSWLEPDTLYCIHVESFVPGPPRLAQPSEKQCVSTLKDQTSALKIKIIFWYVLPISITVFLLSVMGFSAYRYIHVGKEKHPANLILIYRNELDKRFFVPAEQIVINFITLNILEDSKFPQKDISVVEKSNDVWDLHEPSKDQEPHQEEMEVMHLGYASHSMDIFYDTEKSSEGTSLTQQESLGRAIPTDKIVIEYEYDVRPTDLSVGPGDQELSLQEEMFPQGRVFEPQAALADWSPQTLMYSDTPQLRDLDHLPEEHVDTEEEPEEEPSTTLVDWDPRTGRLRIPSLFSFEHDSEGCEHPEYKELTEEGLLSRLYEEQAPDKPLEEDEAYLTQFLEEWGLYVQMED